In one Salvelinus sp. IW2-2015 linkage group LG26, ASM291031v2, whole genome shotgun sequence genomic region, the following are encoded:
- the cnot1 gene encoding CCR4-NOT transcription complex subunit 1 isoform X13 yields MNLDSLSLALSQISYLVDNLTKKNYRASQQEIQHIVNRHGPEADRHLLRCLFSHVDFSGDGKSSGKDFHQFLIQECVSLISKPNFISTLCYAIDNPLHYQKSLKPSAHLFTQLSKVLKLSKVQEVIFGLALLNSCNADLRGFAAQFVKQKLPDLLRSYVDADLGVNQEGGFQDIAIEVLHLLLSHLLFGQKGASGVGQEQIDAFLKTLCRDFPQARCPVVLAPLLYPEKRDILMDRILPDSGELAKTMMESSLAEFMQEVGYGFCASLDECRNIILQYGVREVTASQVARVLGMMARTHSGLSDGIPLQSISAPGSGIWSDGKDKSDGSQAHTWNVEVLIDVVKEVNPNLNFKEVTYELDHPGFMIRDSKGLQMVVYGIQRGLGMEVFPVDLIYRPWKHAEGQLSFIQHSLMSPDVFCFADYPCHTVAIDILKAPPEDDNREIATWKSLDLVESLLRLSEVGQYEQVKQLFSFPIKHCPDMLVLALLQISTSWHTLRHELISTLMPIFLGNHPNSAIILHYAWHGQGQSPSIRQLIMHSMAEWYMRGEQYDQAKLSRILDVAQDLKSLSMLLNGTPFAFVIDLAALASRREYLKLDKWLTDKIREHGEPFIQACVTFLKRRCPSIMGGLAPEKDQPKSAQLPPETMATMLGCLQSCAGSVSQELSETILTMVANCSNVMNKARQPPPGVMPKGRAPSTSSLDAISPVQMDPLTAMGSLNLSSSATSHTQSMQGFPTPLSSAFSNPQSPAKAFPPLSNPNPSTPFGGIGSLSSQLGPLGSGIGSGLGMPAVSSDPFGTRKMSTPGLNPTTFQQSKMKASDLSQVWPEANQHFSKEIDDEANSYFQRIYNHPPHPTMSVDEVLEMLQRFKDSTIKREREVFNCMLRNLFEEYRFFPQYPDKELHITACLFGGIIEKGLVTYMALGLALRYVLEALRKPFGSKMYYFGIAALDRFKNRLKDYPQYCQHLASIGHFLQFPLTLQECVQYIEYGQQSRDPPVKMQGSITTPGSLALAQAQAQSQPPKAPQPGQPSTLVTTATTTTTVAKTTTITRPTPGSFKKDVPPSINTTNIDTLLVATDQTERIVEPPENVQEKIAFIFNNLSQSNMTQKVEELKETVKEEFMPWVSQYLVMKRVSIEPNFHSLYSNFLDTLKNPEFVKMVLNETYRNIKVLLTSDKAAANFSDRSLLKNLGHWLGMITLAKNKPILYTDLEVKSLLLEAYVKGQQELLYVVPFVAKVLESSLRSVIFRPQNPWTMAIMNVLAELHTEHDLKLNLKFEIEVLCKNLSLDINDLKPGTLLKDKDKLKSLEEQLSAPKKEAKPPEEMIPIVSTGDFLPFAAAPSTPAPTTACSATGPPTPQFSYHDINVYALAGLAPHINININIPLLQAHPQLKQCVRQSIERAVQELVHPVVDRSIKIAMTTCEQIVRKDFALDSEESRMRVAAHHMMRNLTAGMAMITCREPLLMSIATNLKNSFAAALRAPTPQQREMMEEAAARVAQDNCELACCFIQKTAVEKAGPEMDKRLATEFELRKHARQEGRRYCDPVVLTYQAERMPEQIRLKVGGVDPKQLAVYEEFARNVPGFLPSNDLSQPTGFLAQPMKQQAWATDDVAQIYDKCMADLEQHLHAIPPALAMNPQTQALRSLLEAVALARNSRDGIAALGLLQKAVEGLLDATSGADADLLLRYRECHLLVLKALQDGRAYGPLWCNKQITRCLIECRDEYKYNVEAVELLIRNHLVNMQQYDLHLAQSMENGLHYMAVAFAMQLVKLLLVDERSVSHITEADLFHTIETLMRTSAHSRANAPEGLPQLMDVVRSNYEAMIDRAHGGPNFMMHSGISQASEYDDPPGLREKAEYLLREWVNLYHSAAAGRDSTKAFSAFVGQMHQQGILKTDDLITRFFRLCTEMCVEISYRAQAEQQHNPAASAAIIRAKCYHNLDAFVRLIALLVKHSGEATNTVTKINLLNKVLGIVVGVLIQDHDVRQTEFQQLPYHRIFIMLLLELNAPEHVLETINFQTLTAFCNTFHILRPTKAPGFVYAWLELISHRIFIARMLAHTPQQKGWPMYAQLLIDLFKYLAPFLRNVELNKPMQILYKGTLRVLLVLLHDFPEFLCDYHYGFCDVIPPNCIQLRNLILSAFPRNMRLPDPFTPNLKVDMLSEINIAPRILTNFTGVMPSQFKKDLDSYLKTRSPVTFLSELRSNLQVSNEPGNRYNIQLINALVLYVGTQAIAHIHNKGSTPSMSTITHSAHMDIFQNLAVDLDTEGRYLFLNAIANQLRYPNSHTHYFSCTMLYLFAEANTEAIQEQITRVLLERLIVNRPHPWGLLITFIELIKNPAFKFWSHDFVHCAPEIEKLFQSVAQCCMGQKQAQQVMEGTGAS; encoded by the exons ATGAATCTTGACTCGCTCTCGCTGGCTTTGTCTCAAATCAGCTACCTGGTGGACAATTTAACAAAGAAAAACtacagagccagccagcaggaaaTACAGCAT ATTGTGAATCGTCACGGCCCTGAGGCGGACAGGCATTTATTACGCTGTCTCTTCTCCCATGTGGATTTCAGTGGTGATGGTAAAAGCAGTGGCAAAGATTTTCATCAG TTTCTGATCCAGGAGTGTGTTTCACTGATTTCAAAGCCTAATTTTATTTCAACACTTTGCTACGCCATCGACAATCCTTTGCACTACCAGAAG AGTTTGAAGCCGTCGGCCCACTTGTTTACTCAGTTGAGTAAAGTTCTCAAGCTAAGCAAGGTTCAAGAA GTGATATTTGGCCTTGCTTTGCTCAATTCGTGCAACGCAGACCTTCGTGGTTTTG CCGCGCAGTTCGTCAAACAAAAGCTCCCTGATCTCCTCCGCTCGTACGTGGACGCGGACCTTGGCGTTAACCAGGAAGGTGGCTTCCAAGATATTGCCATAGAGGTCCTGCACCTGCTCCTCTCCCATCTTCTGTTTGGCCAGAAGGGAGCCAGTGGCGTCGGACAAGAGCAGATTGACGCTTTCCTCAAGACACTGTGCAGAG atttCCCGCAGGCGCGCTGCCCTGTGGTGCTTGCACCGCTGCTGTACCCTGAAAAACGGGACATTCTGATGGACAGGATTCTGCCAGACTCGGGAGAGTTAGCCAAGACCATGATGGAGAGTTCTCTTGCAGAGTTCATGCAGGAAGTTGGCTATGGCTTTTGTGCAAG TCTTGATGAATGCCGCAACATAATTCTGCAGTATGGGGTGCGAGAGGTTACTGCCAGCCAGGTGGCCAGGGTCCTGGGGATGATGGCTCGTACCCACTCTGGCTTGTCTGATGGAATCCCCCTACAG TCCATCTCTGCTCCGGGCAGTGGCATTTGGAGTGATGGAAAGGACAAAAGTGATGGTTCTCAGGCCCACACTTGGAATGTAGAAGTTCTGATTGACGTGGTCAAAGAAGTT AACCCCAATCTGAACTTCAAAGAGGTGACCTACGAGCTCGATCACCCTGGCTTTATGATCCGGGACAGTAAGGGACTTCAGATGGTGGTGTATGGGATCCAGAGGGGCCTGGGCATGGAGGTGTTCCCTGTCGACCTCATCTATCGGCCCTGGAAGCATGCTGAGGGACAG CTGTCATTCATTCAGCACTCCCTCATGAGCCCAGATGTGTTCTGCTTCGCTGACTACCCCTGCCACACCGTAGCCATCGACATACTGAAGGCGCCACCCGAGGACGATAACAGGGAGATAGCCACCTG GAAGAGCCTGGACCTGGTGGAGAGCCTCCTGCGCCTCTCTGAGGTGGGTCAGTACGAGCAGGTGAAGCAGCTCTTCAGTTTCCCCATCAAGCACTGTCCTGACATGCTGGTGCTGGCGCTGCTGCAGATCAGCACCTCCTGGCACACCCTGCGCCACGAGCTCATCTCCACCCTCATGCCCATCTTCCTGGGCAACCATCCCAACTCTGCCATCATCTTGCACTACGCGTGGCACGGACAGGGCCAGTCCCCCTCTATCCGTCAGCTGATCATGCACTCGATGGCAGAGTGGTACATGAGAGGAGAGCAGTACGACCAGGCCAAGCTGTCCCGCATCCTGGATGTGGCCCAGGACTTGAAG tctctttcaATGCTGCTAAATGGTACTCCATTTGCCTTTGTTATTGACCTTGCTGCACTTGCCTCTCGCCGTGAATACCTCAAACTTGACAAATGGCTGACTGACAAAATCCGAGAGCACGGG GAGCCCTTCATCCAGGCATGTGTAACGTTCCTGAAGAGACGCTGTCCCTCTATTATGGGTGGTCTGGCCCCAGAGAAGGACCAGCCCAAAAGCGCCCAGCTCCCCCCGGAAACGATGGCTACCATGCTGGGCTGTCTGCAGTCCTGTGCAGG GAGTGTGTCTCAAGAGCTCTCTGAGACTATCTTGACCATGGTTGCCAACTGTAGCAACGTCATGAACAAAGCCCGCCAGCCACCACCGGGGGTCATGCCAAAGGGACGTGCTCCCAGCACCAGCAGCCTAGACGCCATTTCCCCTGTGCAG ATGGATCCCCTGACAGCCATGGGTTCGCTGAACCTGAGCAGCTCTGccacctctcacacacagagcATGCAGGGCTTCCCTACCCCGCTGAGCTCTGCCTTCAGCAACCCCCAGTCCCCAGCTAAGGCCTTCCCTCCACTGTCCAACCCCAACCCCAGCACACCATTTGGGGGGATTGGAAGCCTCTCTTCACAGCTAG GTCCGCTGGGATCAGGCATTGGTTCTGGTCTTGGAATGCCAGCGGTGAGCAGCGATCCGTTTGGGACGAGGAAGATGAGCACACCGGGCCTGAATCCGACCACCTTTCAGCAGAGTAAGATGAAGGCCT CTGACCTATCTCAGGTGTGGCCCGAGGCTAACCAGCACTTTAGTAAGGAGATTGACGATGAGGCTAACAGTTACTTCCAGCGCATCTACAatcaccccccacaccccaccaTGTCTGTGGATGAG gtgctggagatgttgcagAGGTTCAAGGACTCCACCATCAAGCGAGAGCGGGAGGTCTTTAACtgtatgctgaggaacttgtTTGAGGAGTACCGCTTCTTCCCCCAGTACCCTGACAAGGAGCTGCACATCACCGCCTGCCTGTTCGGGGGGATCATCGAGAAGGGTCTTGTCACCTACATGGCCCTTGGGCTGGCCCTCAGATATGTCCTTGAAGCCTTAAGGAAGCCATTTGGATCCAAAATGTATTACTTTGGAATCGCTGCTCTAGATAGATTCAAAAATAG GCTGAAGGACTATCCCCAATATTGTCAGCATTTGGCCTCGATCGGCCACTTTCTGCAATTCCCCCTTACTTTACAAGA GTGTGTGCAGTATATAGAGTATGGCCAACAGTCACGGGATCCTCCAGTGAAGATGCAAGGATCCATCACCACCCCTGGGAGCCTGGCGTTGGCTCAAGCTCAGGCCCAGTCTCAGCCTCCCAAAGCCCCCCAGCCTGGACAGCCCAGCACACTGGTCACCAcagctaccaccaccaccactgtcgCCAAAACCACTACCATCACACGACCTACCCCTGGCAGCTTCAAGAAGGATGTGCCG CCCTCCATCAACACCACAAACATTGACACTCTGCTAGTAGCAACAGACCAAACCGAGAGGATTGTGGAACCCCCAGAAAATGTTCAAGAGAAAATTGCTTTCATCTTCAATAACCTGTCACAATCCAACATGACACAGAAG GTTGAGGAGTTAAAGGAAACTGTGAAAGAGGAGTTTATGCCCTGGGTCTCCCAGTATCTGGTCATGAAGAGGGTCAGCATCGAGCCCAACTTCCACAGCCTATACTCCAACTTTCTAGACACTCTGAAGAACCCTGAGTTTGTCAAAATGGTCCTGAATGAAACTTACAGAAACATCAAG GTTCTCCTTACCTCTGATAAGGCAGCTGCAAACTTCTCTGATCGATCCCTACTGAAGAATTTGGGCCACTGGCTTGGCATGATCACTCTGGCAAAAAACAAGCCCATCCTCTACACG gATTTGGAGGTAAAATCCCTCTTGTTGGAAGCCTATGTCAAGGGGCAGCAGGAGCTACTGTATGTGGTCCCGTTTGTGGCCAAAGTCCTGGAATCCAGTTTGCGTAGCGTG ATCTTCCGACCTCAGAATCCCTGGACCATGGCCATCATGAATGTTCTGGCAGAGTTGCATACGGAACATGATCTGAAG CTGAACTTAAAGTTTGAGATTGAGGTGCTGTGTAAGAACTTATCACTGGACATCAATGACCTGAAGCCTGGCACCCTGCTGAAAGACAAAGACAAGTTGAAGAGTCTGGAGGAGCAGCTCTCTGCACCAAAGAAAGAGGCCAAGCCCCCTGAAGAAATGATCCCTATTGTTAGCACAG GAGACTTTCTTCCATTTGCAGCTGCACCATCCACTCCCGCCCCAACCACCGCTTGCTCAGCTACTGGGCCCCCTACCCCGCAGTTTAGCTATCATGACATCAATGTGTACGCCCTTGCAGGGCTAGCCCCTCACATCAATATCAACATCAAC ATCCCCTTGCTTCAAGCCCACCCTCAGCTCAAGCAGTGTGTGAGACAGTCCATTGAGCGGGCCGTGCAAGAGCTCGTCCACCCCGTAGTGGACCGCTCCATCAAGATCGCCATGACAACCTGCGAGCAGATCGTCAGGAAGGACTTTGCTCTGGACTCGGAGGAGTCGCGCATGCGTGTGGCAGCTCATCATATGATGCGCAACCTGACTGCCGGCATGGCCATGATCACCTGCCGGGAGCCCCTGCTCATGAGCATCGCCACCAACCTGAAGAACAGCTTTGCTGCTGCCCTCAGG GCCCCCACCCCCcagcagagagagatgatggaggagGCTGCTGCCAGGGTCGCCCAGGACAACTGTGAGCTGGCCTGCTGCTTCATCCAGaagactgcagtggagaaggctGGCCCAGAGATGGACAAGAGGCTGGCAACG GAGTTTGAGCTGAGGAAGCATGCCCGTCAGGAGGGCCGTCGCTACTGTGACCCCGTTGTGCTGACCTACCAGGCCGAGCGCATGCCAGAGCAGATCAGACTCAAG GTTGGAGGCGTAGACCCCAAACAGCTGGCAGTGTATGAGGAGTTTGCCCGGAATGTTCCAGGCTTCCTACCCAGCAACGACCTGTCTCAGCCCACAGGATTCCTTGCCCAACCCATGAAG caacaggcaTGGGCCACGGATGACGTTGCTCAGATCTATGACAAGTGCATGGCAGACCTGGAGCAGCACCTCCACGCCATCCCTCCCGCGCTGGCCATGAACCCTCAGACCCAGGCTTTGCGCAGCCTGCTGGAGGCCGTGGCCCTAGCCAGGAACTCCCGGGACGGCATCGCCGCTCTGGGCCTGCTGCAGAAG GCTGTGGAGGGTCTGCTGGATGCTACCAGTGGTGCCGATGCTGACTTGCTTCTGCGGTATAGAGAGTGCCACCTGCTGGTGCTCAAAGCCCTCCAGGACGGCCGGGCATACGGGCCACTGTGGTGCAACAAGCAGATTACCAG GTGCCTGATTGAGTGCCGTGATGAGTACAAGTACAACGTGGAGGCTGTGGAGCTGCTGATCAGAAACCACCTGGTCAACATGCAGCAGTATGACCTGCACCTGGCACAG TCTATGGAGAATGGGCTGCACTACATGGCGGTGGCGTTTGCCATGCAGCTGGTGAAGCTGCTGTTGGTGGATGAGCGCAGTGTGAGCCACATTACCGAGGCAGACTTGTTCCACACTATCGAGACTCTGATGCGAACCAGCGCCCACTCCAGGGCCAACGCACCTGAGGG GCTTCCTCAGCTGATGGACGTGGTCCGTTCCAACTACGAGGCCATGATCGACCGGGCCCACGGAGGACCCAACTTTATGATGCACTCTGGCATCTCCCAGGCATCCGAGTACGACGACCCGCCGGGCCTGAGGGAGAAGGCTGAGTACCTGCTGAGGGAATGGGTCAACCTGTACCATTCTGCAGCCGCCGGCCGGGACAGCACCAAGGCCTTCTCTGCCtttgtgggacag ATGCACCAGCAGGGCATTCTGAAGACCGATGACCTGATCACTCGTTTCTTCCGGCTGTGCACGGAGATGTGTGTGGAGATCAGCTACCGTGCGcaggccgagcagcagcacaacccCGCGGCCAGCGCCGCCATCATCAGGGCCAAGTGTTACCACAACCTGGACGCCTTTGTGCGCCTCATCGCCCTGCTGGTCAAGCACTCCGGAGAGGCCACCAACACTGTCACCAAGATCAACCTGCTCAACAAG GTTCTAGGTATTGTGGTTGGAGTGTTGATCCAGGACCATGATGTGAGACAGACTGAGTTCCAGCAGTTGCCTTACCACCGCATCTTCATCATGCTGTTGCTCGAGCTCAATGCCCCCGAGCACGTGCTCGAGACCATCAACTTCCAGACCCTCACCGCCTTCTG CAACACTTTCCACATCCTGAGGCCTACCAAAGCCCCTGGCTTTGTTTACGCTTGGCTGGAGTTGATCTCTCACCGTATCTTCATCGCCAGGATGCTGGCGCACACCCCACAGCAGAAG GGTTGGCCCATGTATGCGCAACTTCTCATTGATCTGTTCAAGTACCTGGCGCCCTTCCTGAGGAATGTTGAGCTTAACAAACCTATGCAAATCCTCTACAAG GGTACCCTGCGCGTCCTTCTGGTCCTACTGCATGACTTCCCAGAGTTCCTGTGCGACTACCACTACGGCTTCTGCGACGTCATCCCGCCCAACTGCATCCAGCTCCGCAACCTGATTCTGAGTGCCTTCCCACGCAACATGAGGCTTCCAGACCCCTTCACTCCCAATCTGAAG GTTGACATGCTCAGCGAGATCAACATCGCTCCGCGCATCCTCACAAACTTCACCGGAGTGATGCCCTCTCAGTTCAAGAAGGATCTGGACTCGTACCTGAAGACACGCTCCCCCGTCACCTTCCTCTCTGAGCTCCGCAGCAATCTGCAG GTGTCAAATGAGCCAGGCAACCGTTACAACATCCAGCTGATCAACGCTCTGGTGCTGTATGTGGGAACCCAGGCCATCGCACACATCCACAACAAGGGCAGCACCCCCTCCATGAGCACCATCACTCACTCAGCCCACATGGACATCTTCCAGAACCTGGCTGTGGACCTGGACACTGAGG GGCGTTATCTCTTCCTGAATGCCATTGCCAATCAGCTGCGCTACCCAAACAGCCACACCCATTACTTCAGCTGCACCATGCTGTACCTGTTTGCTGAGGCCAACACTGAGGCAATCCAGGAGCAGATTACCAG GGTTCTTCTGGAGAGGCTGATTGTGAACAGGCCTCATCCCTGGGGACTGCTCATCACCTTCATCGAGCTCATCAAGAATCCCGCCTTTAAGTTCTGGAGCCACGACTTTGTACACTGTGCCCCGGAGATCGAGAA gttgttCCAGTCAGTGGCTCAGTGCTGCATGGGGCAAAAGCAGGCTCAGCAGGTGATGGAGGGCACTGGtgccagttag